In a genomic window of Pontibacter liquoris:
- a CDS encoding Gfo/Idh/MocA family protein: MEEIRWGIIGCGDVVERKSGPAFQQVADSKLVAVMRRDAALAADFAARHQVPKWYSQAEELLHDPDINAVYVATPPASHEAYTLAALAAGKHVYLEKPMTLAADGARRILAQAAESTGKLVIAHYRRAQPAFLKIKELLENGSIGQPLFAESRLLQPLQPLLVATTETNWRLDPAISGGGLFHDLAPHQLDLMVYYFGEIARASGFSANQRQTAEVDDFVSGLIQFKSGVQFQGLWHFGVPPEETTDTITITGTKGKLTFSCFGETDITLWQNGQKTTYPFQRPTYVQQPMIEKVVGYFLNRNPNPCPAAEAVVVMRLLDAFTGKETYEPAGN; encoded by the coding sequence ATGGAAGAGATCAGATGGGGCATTATTGGCTGTGGGGATGTGGTCGAGCGCAAAAGCGGACCGGCTTTTCAGCAGGTAGCTGATTCGAAGCTGGTAGCCGTAATGCGCCGTGATGCAGCCCTGGCCGCCGACTTTGCCGCGCGCCACCAGGTGCCCAAATGGTATAGCCAGGCAGAAGAACTGCTCCACGACCCGGACATCAATGCCGTATATGTGGCCACACCCCCTGCTTCGCACGAGGCCTATACCCTGGCGGCGCTGGCGGCCGGCAAGCATGTATACCTCGAAAAACCCATGACGCTTGCCGCCGATGGCGCCCGCCGGATATTGGCCCAGGCGGCCGAAAGTACCGGCAAGCTCGTGATTGCCCATTACCGGCGTGCACAGCCGGCCTTCCTGAAAATTAAGGAATTGCTGGAGAACGGAAGTATAGGCCAGCCGCTTTTTGCCGAGTCGCGCCTGTTGCAACCGCTGCAACCGTTACTGGTGGCTACCACGGAAACGAACTGGCGTCTTGACCCCGCTATCTCCGGAGGAGGTTTATTCCACGACCTGGCACCTCACCAACTCGACCTGATGGTATATTATTTCGGAGAGATAGCCCGGGCATCGGGTTTTTCAGCAAACCAACGACAAACGGCGGAAGTTGATGATTTTGTGAGCGGCCTGATCCAGTTTAAAAGTGGTGTGCAGTTTCAAGGGCTCTGGCATTTTGGCGTGCCGCCCGAAGAAACAACCGACACCATCACGATAACCGGCACGAAAGGCAAGCTCACTTTTTCCTGCTTTGGCGAGACGGATATCACCTTGTGGCAAAACGGGCAGAAAACTACTTACCCCTTTCAGCGCCCCACTTACGTGCAGCAACCCATGATCGAAAAGGTGGTGGGCTATTTTCTGAACAGAAACCCCAATCCATGCCCTGCCGCAGAGGCTGTAGTAGTAATGCGGCTGCTGGATGCTTTTACAGGAAAAGAAACCTATGAACCGGCGGGAAACTAA
- a CDS encoding response regulator → MDNYGMALDLVMLVDDDTTTNYLNQRLLNEMSVAKDILVVGNGKEALDYLKKAVTGGEGAPRFPDLIFLDIKMPVMDGFSFLEEYQKQGLDNGNHVVILMLTSSASFYDLEKLKTFKRVKQHFSKALTKHDVREIMREYFPAKL, encoded by the coding sequence ATGGATAACTACGGAATGGCACTAGACCTGGTGATGCTGGTGGATGATGATACGACTACCAACTACCTGAACCAGCGCCTGCTGAACGAAATGAGTGTTGCCAAGGATATTCTGGTAGTTGGCAATGGAAAAGAAGCCCTGGACTATTTGAAAAAGGCTGTGACAGGCGGCGAGGGAGCCCCGCGTTTCCCTGACCTGATCTTCCTGGATATTAAAATGCCTGTGATGGATGGCTTCTCTTTTTTAGAGGAATACCAGAAGCAGGGGCTGGACAACGGCAATCATGTGGTGATCCTGATGTTGACGTCTTCAGCCAGTTTTTATGACCTGGAGAAATTGAAAACCTTTAAGCGCGTGAAGCAGCATTTTTCCAAAGCACTTACCAAGCACGACGTGCGGGAGATTATGCGGGAATATTTTCCTGCCAAACTTTAA
- a CDS encoding sensor histidine kinase, with protein MLRPILKFSIANELDIVLAYRRAIQLSERLGIAMANQTKFSTAVSEICRNVVEYVGNGVIQFNLVEDAGYHYLEALVTDRGRGIGNLDFILNQAENLKSGSRGTGILNARKLVDQFSITSDTDKGTKVMLRRKLPAKAPGLTKALLDQWTIEFNQEVNISPYAEIKRQNINLLEILEQLRIRNLEAEQRLQEIRRLNGQLQQSNNEIGELLIERDIKNKLLQKINNNLDAFAHTVTHDLRSPLQNITGLADALASTIENQNYAEAVSLLPLLRGQTQKMENLITGILSLSLAGHRNVEKVYVAVATLVEQVIASLIVPYNCKIIISPNLPELFTQEINLHQVFSNLLVNAIKYNDNPNGGEIRILFEKHPDRLLFSVQDNGPGIPAEHQAHIFEMFNRGSNYSRSDSSGLGLAIVKKVVTERGGNVWVESQGRGSKFSFTWPVEDLVPDEV; from the coding sequence ATGCTGCGCCCCATCCTGAAATTTTCGATTGCCAACGAACTGGATATTGTGCTGGCTTACCGGCGGGCCATTCAGCTTTCGGAAAGGCTGGGCATTGCCATGGCCAACCAGACAAAATTCTCGACAGCCGTGTCGGAGATCTGCCGGAACGTGGTGGAGTATGTGGGCAACGGAGTTATCCAGTTTAACCTGGTAGAGGATGCCGGTTACCACTACCTGGAGGCGTTGGTAACAGACAGAGGACGTGGCATTGGCAACCTTGATTTTATACTTAACCAGGCCGAAAACCTGAAAAGCGGCAGCCGGGGCACGGGTATACTGAACGCCCGCAAACTGGTAGACCAGTTCAGCATTACCTCCGACACCGACAAGGGCACCAAAGTCATGCTCCGCCGCAAATTACCGGCAAAGGCACCGGGCCTTACCAAAGCCCTGCTCGACCAATGGACAATCGAGTTTAACCAGGAAGTCAATATCTCGCCTTATGCCGAAATCAAAAGGCAGAACATCAACCTGCTGGAAATACTCGAACAACTGCGCATCCGCAACCTGGAGGCCGAACAGCGCTTACAGGAAATCCGGCGGCTGAACGGCCAGCTGCAGCAATCCAACAACGAGATTGGCGAGCTGCTGATTGAGCGCGACATCAAAAACAAGCTACTCCAGAAGATAAACAACAACCTGGACGCTTTCGCCCATACTGTTACCCACGATTTGCGTTCGCCGCTGCAGAACATCACCGGCCTGGCCGATGCCCTTGCCTCCACGATCGAGAACCAGAACTACGCTGAGGCCGTTAGCCTTTTGCCCTTGCTGCGCGGCCAGACACAGAAAATGGAGAACCTCATCACCGGTATACTTTCTCTCTCGCTGGCAGGGCACCGGAACGTAGAAAAGGTATATGTGGCCGTGGCCACACTCGTAGAACAGGTCATTGCCTCGCTCATCGTACCCTACAACTGTAAGATCATCATCTCCCCTAACCTGCCCGAGCTGTTTACCCAGGAAATTAACCTGCACCAGGTGTTCAGCAACCTGCTGGTAAACGCCATCAAGTATAATGATAACCCAAATGGCGGCGAGATCAGGATATTATTTGAGAAACACCCTGACAGGCTCCTTTTTTCGGTGCAGGACAATGGCCCGGGCATCCCAGCCGAACACCAGGCCCATATTTTTGAGATGTTTAACAGAGGCAGTAACTATTCCCGCTCCGATAGCTCAGGGCTTGGTCTGGCCATTGTTAAGAAAGTTGTCACGGAACGGGGCGGTAATGTATGGGTTGAATCGCAGGGCCGCGGCTCCAAATTCTCTTTTACCTGGCCGGTGGAGGATCTGGTGCCAGACGAAGTATAA
- a CDS encoding stage II sporulation protein E — translation MAVKNHISFSVPDRSFASITKRDITRLAESVGFSERETGKINIIVSEMLSNLAKFSPNGGELLVKPLGEPVHTLEILCLDNGPGMNDATRMLQDGVTTYGSAGEGLGAIKRQSDLFDMYSQPGLGTVIMAQVKRAGAKAEALPAKLLEVGCVMVPKSHETVCGDGFTLKVQDSTVTLLALDGLGHGSHAHEASAAACHHFEQSAVADPVQTIRDLHLAIKRTRGAVGFAARILPHTITYCGVGNIAGKLYNGEFSTNNPPYKNIISYNGILGHNVPNTLNNQQLEWSRSKTLILHSDGLKSRWDLSKYPGLHRHHATVIAAVLYKDFCRHTDDTLVVVCKAIL, via the coding sequence ATGGCCGTTAAAAACCACATCAGTTTTTCAGTGCCCGACAGAAGCTTTGCCAGTATAACCAAACGTGATATTACCCGCCTGGCCGAGAGCGTGGGCTTTTCGGAGAGAGAGACCGGCAAGATAAATATCATTGTATCGGAAATGCTCTCTAACCTGGCCAAGTTCTCTCCTAACGGAGGCGAGTTGCTGGTAAAACCTCTGGGCGAGCCGGTGCATACCTTAGAGATCCTGTGCCTGGACAATGGCCCCGGCATGAACGATGCTACCCGCATGTTGCAGGATGGCGTGACCACCTATGGCTCTGCCGGCGAAGGCCTGGGCGCTATAAAAAGGCAGTCTGACCTGTTCGACATGTACTCTCAGCCGGGCCTGGGCACCGTTATAATGGCGCAGGTAAAAAGAGCCGGTGCAAAGGCGGAAGCCCTTCCTGCAAAACTGCTGGAGGTAGGCTGCGTGATGGTGCCCAAAAGCCATGAAACGGTCTGTGGCGACGGCTTTACCCTGAAAGTACAGGACAGCACAGTAACCCTGCTGGCCCTGGATGGTCTGGGCCACGGCAGCCATGCACACGAGGCCTCGGCGGCAGCCTGCCATCACTTTGAGCAGTCGGCGGTGGCAGATCCGGTGCAAACCATCCGCGACCTGCACCTGGCCATTAAGCGCACCCGCGGGGCAGTAGGTTTTGCGGCCCGCATCCTGCCCCATACCATTACCTATTGCGGGGTAGGCAACATTGCCGGGAAACTTTACAATGGCGAGTTTAGTACTAACAACCCGCCCTATAAAAACATTATCTCGTACAATGGCATACTGGGCCATAACGTGCCCAATACGCTCAACAACCAGCAACTCGAGTGGTCGCGTTCCAAAACCCTGATCCTACATTCCGACGGGCTTAAGTCCCGATGGGATCTTTCCAAATATCCGGGCCTGCACCGCCACCACGCCACCGTCATTGCGGCGGTCCTTTACAAAGATTTCTGCCGCCACACCGATGACACCTTAGTAGTAGTTTGTAAAGCCATTCTCTAG
- a CDS encoding anti-sigma regulatory factor, translating to MIVLTKDTMQILREQDVVPFRNRVRELTVKIGMSLVNQTKLITAASELVRNMLRYANGGKVILEIISKSAQSGVRLTFVDEGPGISDLKQAMQDGFSTGKSLGLGLPGAKRLVNEFDIKSAPGEGTTVMIIHWKHGR from the coding sequence ATGATCGTACTGACTAAGGATACGATGCAGATTTTGCGGGAGCAGGACGTAGTGCCTTTCCGCAACCGAGTACGCGAACTTACAGTTAAGATCGGGATGAGCCTGGTGAACCAGACCAAGCTCATAACGGCCGCCAGCGAACTGGTGCGGAACATGCTCCGCTACGCCAACGGCGGCAAGGTTATTTTGGAGATCATCAGCAAAAGTGCGCAATCAGGCGTAAGACTTACTTTTGTAGACGAAGGACCCGGGATCTCCGATCTGAAACAAGCCATGCAGGATGGTTTCTCGACGGGCAAAAGCCTGGGCCTGGGCTTGCCTGGCGCCAAAAGGCTCGTAAACGAGTTCGATATTAAGAGCGCCCCCGGCGAGGGCACCACAGTTATGATAATTCACTGGAAGCATGGCCGTTAA
- a CDS encoding STAS domain-containing protein, with amino-acid sequence MERIPILKLGPFLLVTIQIDLYDRLALNLENDLITMVSKTSAKGVLIDISAVNIVDSFMGRILGNIASMSRIMDAETVVVGMQPAVAITLVELGLTLQGVHTALNVEKGMELLQKMIDLQYGSLDEDEEEEPDDRTD; translated from the coding sequence ATGGAGAGAATTCCAATTCTGAAACTGGGGCCATTTCTGTTGGTTACCATACAGATCGACCTGTATGACCGGCTGGCTCTGAATCTTGAAAACGATTTGATAACAATGGTAAGCAAAACCAGCGCAAAGGGCGTGCTTATCGATATATCAGCTGTTAATATAGTAGACTCATTTATGGGTCGCATTTTGGGTAACATAGCTTCTATGTCGCGCATCATGGATGCTGAGACAGTGGTAGTAGGTATGCAGCCCGCAGTGGCAATTACCTTGGTTGAACTGGGCCTTACCTTACAGGGCGTACACACCGCCCTGAACGTAGAAAAAGGAATGGAGCTGCTGCAGAAAATGATTGACCTGCAGTATGGCTCTTTGGACGAAGACGAAGAGGAAGAGCCCGATGATCGTACTGACTAA
- a CDS encoding STAS domain-containing protein has product MDLTTHLLQKHKKRILEIWMQNQLADAMLRDDLMSNDELRKQSEELLDALARAVASGNFDNIYSSEYEAITEILSDISITRARQGFSPRETSMYVLSLKQAISTVYEEELSSSPADLYREISNINKILDNLSIITFETYIKGREEVILRQTDEINEISTPVIRVWEGILALPIIGTLDSARTQIVMENLLQEIVNTGSSIAILDISGVPAVDSLVAQHLIKTVSATRLMGAECIISGIRAEIAQTIVHLGIDLSNIKTKASLAHALQLAFSMRNVEVRKTNRTPTAGLGR; this is encoded by the coding sequence ATGGACCTAACCACGCACCTTTTGCAAAAACACAAAAAGAGAATATTGGAGATCTGGATGCAGAACCAATTAGCAGACGCTATGCTGCGCGATGACCTGATGAGTAATGATGAGCTTCGGAAGCAGTCGGAAGAGTTGCTGGATGCCCTGGCCCGTGCCGTTGCATCCGGAAACTTCGATAATATTTACTCTTCTGAGTATGAAGCCATAACGGAGATCCTGAGCGATATCTCCATCACCCGCGCCCGTCAGGGCTTCAGCCCCCGCGAAACCAGCATGTATGTGCTGAGTCTGAAGCAGGCTATCAGTACGGTGTATGAGGAGGAGCTAAGCAGCAGCCCGGCCGACCTTTACCGCGAAATATCCAACATCAACAAGATCCTGGACAACCTGAGCATCATCACTTTCGAAACCTACATCAAAGGCCGCGAAGAAGTGATCCTGCGCCAGACAGATGAGATAAATGAAATTTCCACGCCTGTGATCCGCGTGTGGGAAGGCATCCTGGCCCTGCCCATTATCGGTACCCTGGACAGTGCCCGCACCCAGATCGTGATGGAAAACCTGCTGCAGGAAATTGTGAACACCGGCAGCAGCATTGCCATACTTGACATTTCCGGCGTGCCGGCAGTAGACTCGCTGGTAGCCCAGCACCTGATCAAAACCGTGAGCGCCACGCGCCTGATGGGAGCCGAGTGCATCATCAGTGGCATCCGGGCCGAGATTGCCCAAACCATTGTGCACCTGGGAATCGATCTTTCAAACATCAAAACAAAAGCGTCGCTGGCCCATGCCCTGCAACTGGCCTTCAGCATGCGCAACGTAGAGGTAAGAAAAACAAACAGAACCCCGACGGCAGGACTGGGACGCTAG
- a CDS encoding PAS domain-containing sensor histidine kinase, with the protein MNSESEAVSHVDTNKATEDNFRLLIEGITDYAIFLLDPSGYITTWNAGAARIKQYAADEIIGKHFSTFYSAEAKAAEYPAYELQEALKQGHFEDEGWRLRKDGTAFWANVVITPIYNQARELIGFAKITRDLSERKKAEDDLLKAFDEVKENEERFRQLVEGVADYAIFMLDPVGNITTWNEGARKLNGYEAHEIIGKYFAKFYSREAVEQGFPAYELQQAKQNGRFEDEGWRYRKDGSAFWANTVLTAIYDSQKQLLGFSKITRDLTERKKLEQQLYWTNQELKENEERSRLLIDSVKDYAILMLSPDGIVSSWNVGAERIKGYKAAEIIGKHFSTFYPREAIESGFPQYELRKALDQGHFEDEGWRLRKDGTAFWANVVITPIHNPARELIGFAKVTRDLTERRRNEDLMRKNNELLKINNELDNFVYAASHDLKSPIINLEGLLAALKEDLGPEGEHHSEVLTRMDGAITILKKVVSDLGDVARLQQSNGETESINLPDLLAEVTGNISELIAASNAEIIADFSGFKSLTYSRKNLRSILFNLVSNAIKYAHPQRRPQVRVKTHLASTGLYCLSVADNGLGITSNQTSKIFSLFKRAHDHVEGSGIGLYLVKKILDNSGDSIVVDSVPDKGSVFSICFKQKAS; encoded by the coding sequence ATGAATTCAGAATCAGAAGCTGTTTCACATGTAGATACTAATAAAGCCACTGAAGACAATTTCCGGCTTTTGATTGAAGGCATAACCGACTATGCTATTTTCCTGCTTGACCCATCAGGGTACATTACGACCTGGAATGCCGGTGCAGCCCGTATTAAACAGTACGCAGCTGACGAGATCATTGGCAAACACTTCTCCACATTTTATTCAGCCGAGGCCAAAGCAGCGGAGTATCCGGCCTATGAGCTGCAGGAAGCCCTGAAGCAAGGCCATTTTGAAGACGAAGGCTGGCGCTTGCGCAAGGACGGGACTGCCTTCTGGGCCAACGTGGTGATCACCCCGATCTATAACCAGGCCCGGGAGCTGATTGGCTTTGCCAAGATTACCCGCGACCTGTCGGAACGAAAAAAAGCGGAAGATGACCTGTTAAAAGCTTTCGATGAGGTAAAAGAAAACGAGGAGCGCTTTCGGCAACTGGTCGAAGGGGTGGCTGATTATGCCATTTTTATGCTGGACCCCGTCGGAAATATTACCACCTGGAACGAAGGCGCCCGGAAATTAAACGGATACGAGGCGCACGAGATCATAGGCAAATACTTTGCTAAGTTTTACAGCCGCGAAGCGGTGGAGCAAGGTTTTCCGGCGTATGAGTTGCAGCAGGCAAAACAAAACGGCCGTTTTGAAGACGAAGGCTGGCGCTACCGCAAAGATGGTTCCGCGTTCTGGGCCAACACCGTTTTAACTGCTATTTACGATTCGCAAAAGCAGCTCCTTGGTTTTTCCAAGATCACCCGCGACCTGACCGAAAGAAAGAAACTCGAGCAACAGTTATACTGGACAAACCAGGAGCTGAAAGAAAATGAAGAGCGCAGCCGCTTGCTGATCGACAGTGTAAAGGACTATGCTATTTTAATGCTTTCGCCGGACGGTATTGTGAGCAGCTGGAATGTGGGCGCCGAACGCATCAAAGGCTACAAAGCAGCTGAGATCATTGGCAAGCACTTCTCTACGTTTTACCCGCGCGAAGCCATTGAAAGCGGCTTTCCGCAATATGAGCTCCGAAAAGCGCTGGATCAGGGCCATTTTGAAGACGAAGGCTGGCGCTTGCGCAAAGACGGGACTGCCTTCTGGGCCAACGTGGTGATCACCCCGATCCATAACCCGGCCCGGGAGCTGATCGGCTTTGCCAAAGTAACGCGCGACTTAACCGAACGCCGCCGCAACGAAGACCTGATGCGGAAGAACAATGAGTTGTTAAAGATCAATAACGAGCTGGATAACTTTGTTTATGCCGCGTCGCATGATCTTAAATCCCCCATCATTAACCTGGAGGGGCTGCTGGCTGCTTTGAAGGAAGACCTGGGGCCGGAAGGTGAACACCACAGCGAAGTATTGACCCGGATGGACGGCGCCATTACGATCCTTAAAAAAGTGGTGTCGGATCTGGGCGATGTGGCCCGGCTGCAGCAGTCAAACGGCGAGACAGAAAGTATAAACCTACCGGACCTTTTAGCGGAAGTGACCGGAAATATAAGCGAGTTAATAGCGGCCAGTAATGCCGAGATCATCGCTGATTTCTCTGGGTTTAAGAGCCTGACGTATTCGCGCAAAAACCTGCGGAGCATTTTGTTTAACCTGGTCTCCAATGCTATTAAATACGCGCATCCGCAGCGCAGGCCGCAAGTCCGGGTAAAAACCCACCTGGCAAGCACCGGCCTGTATTGCCTGTCGGTCGCCGATAATGGACTGGGCATCACCTCAAACCAGACAAGTAAAATATTCTCGTTATTCAAACGGGCGCACGACCATGTGGAAGGTTCGGGTATTGGCTTATACCTGGTGAAAAAGATACTTGATAATTCCGGCGACAGTATTGTGGTGGACAGTGTGCCGGACAAAGGATCCGTGTTTAGTATCTGCTTTAAGCAGAAAGCCTCTTAG